In the Marinobacter sp. Arc7-DN-1 genome, CGGCCTCCCGCCCCTGAGCGGTTTCTTCGGCAAGGTACTGATCCTGAAAGCCGTTGAGCCGGGAACCGAGATGGCCTGGCTGTGGTCGGTGCTCCTGATCGGCAGCTTCCTCACTATCATCGCCTACAGTCGTGCGGGAAGCATTGTTTTCTGGCGGACCGTGGACGGCCATATGGAAACGCCAGACCCACTCAACGGCCGGGTTTCCATCGCCACCGGCGCGTTGGTCGCCCTTGCGGTTGTCATGGTTGTGCTGGCAGGTCCCATCACCCGCTATACCGACGCGACGGCAGCACAGCTGCATAACAATGACGCCTACATCGAAACCTTAAAGACCCCCATGGTCGGGGAGGGTGACTGATGCTTGATCGCCTGAGTTTTCCGCAACCCTGGTTGAGCCTGATCCTGTTCACTACCTGGCAGTTGCTCAGCGACGGCGTGTCCGGCGCCAGTATCGTGATGGGCCTGATCCTGGCCTGGCTGATCCCGCAACTGACTCAGGGCTTCTGGCCCGAGCGGCCGGCGTTCGTTAAGTCCTGGCGGATGCCCATGTATCTGGCTGTCGTGCTCAAGGACATTGTGGTTGCCAGCTTCTCGGTCGCCCGCCTGATTCTGAGCCCGCGCCAGCCGCGCCCGATTTTCGTCTGTTACCCTCTTCAGCTCGAGCAGCCGCTGGCGATTACCATCCTCGCCAGCACCATTTCGCTCACACCAGGCACCGTCAGCGTCGATGTCAGCGATGACAACAAGACCCTCCTGATCCACGCCCTTGATGCAGCCAGCGACCAGGAGGTCATTGGCGCCATACACAACCGCTACGAGAAGCCGTTGATGGAGATGTTCCAATGATGACAATCGCCCTCTACACCTCGATTTCCATGGTCACCCTGGCGACCCTGCTCAACGTCTACCGGCTGATCAAGGGGCCGGACGCACCAGACCGGGTACTGGCACTGGACACGCTCTACATCAACGCCATTGCCCTGATTATCCTGCTCGGAATCGCCCTGGGGACGCGGATGTACCTGGAAGCCGCCCTGCTTATTGCTGTCATGGGCTTTGTCGGAACCGTGGCCATGGCCAAATACCTGAAGCGGGGCAGTGTCATTGAATAGGATTGCCCCGAACCGGTTTCGTCGCGGAGGATACTGACCATGAGTCTGATCACCGAATACGTTATTTCTGCCCTGCTGCTGCTCGGGAGCGCCTTTACCCTGGTTGGCGCCATCGGCCTGGCCAGGCTGCCGGACTTTTTTACCCGCCTTCACGGCCCAACCAAGGCTACAACCCTGGGGGTCGGCGCCATCATGCTCAGCTCGGTGATTTACTTCAGCGCCAGGGGCGAGGGCGTGGGCATTTCGGAGATCCTGATTACCCTGTTCCTGGTAATCACGGCCCCGGTCAGCGCTAACATTCTTGCCAAGGCGGCCATGCATATAGGCGTCAGAACGGTGGAAAACACCGCAGGCAAGCCCTGGGAGCAGTGAATGGCCGCAGTTGGCACACTGACCGGGATTTTGTCATTGGACTTGAAGATTTTTGCCGTATAGTAGGCCCCCAAACCCTTATGAGGAGCCCAGCATATGCTGAAAGTAAATGAGTATTTCGACGGTAAGGCCAAGTCCATTGCCTTCCAGACCGCCACCCTGCCCGCCACCGTTGGCGTAATCAGCCCGGGCGAATACGAGTTTGGCACCAGCAAGAAGGAAACCATGACGGTGATCAGCGGGGCCCTGACGGTTCTGCTGCCAGGCATGGAGGAATGGATGACCTACGGTGCCGGTGAGGGTTTTGATGTTGCCGGGCAGGCAAGTTTCAAGGCAAAGACCGACATCGACACCGCCTATCTCTGCACTTACGAGTAACATCCGGGACAACAACAGAATTTTCCGCAGAGCGAAACTGGATTTTTGCCTAAGCCACCGTTCGCTCTGCATTTTTTCACTTTTACCGGTTCCCGTTTCACCCAATCTGTGTCAGATTTAATCCTGTTTCTCGCGATAACACCAACAACTGGGAAAGAGGAAACGAGTAATGGCACAGACCCGCATTTTATCCCCGGCTGACAACGCCTATCAGTATCCGCTGCTGATCAAACGACTCCTGCTCTCAGGCCCCCGGTACAATCCGAACCAGGAAATTGTCTATTCAAACCGCAGCAAATACACCTATACCGATCTGGTTGAACGCATTCACCGCCTGGCAAACGCCCTGACGGATGCCGGTGTTAAACCGGGTGATACGGTTGCGGTAATGGACTGGGATACACCCCGGTACCTGGAGTGTTTCTTTGCCATTCCGATGATTGGCGCCATTCTGCATACGGTCAATATCCGGTTATCACCAGAACAGATCGTTTACACCATGAACCACGCCGAGGACGACGTTGTGCTGGTGCACGACGACTTCCTGCCGATTATCGAGGGCGTGAAAGACGACATCAAAACGGTCAAGACCTGGATTCAGCTCACCGACAACGATGCCCCACAAGCAACCTCTGTCGATGCCATCGGTGACTACGAAACCCTGCTTGCAAAAGCGAATGACCAGTTCGACTTCCCGGACTTTGACGAGAACAGCGTGGCGACCACGTTCTACACAACGGGTACCACAGGCAACCCCAAGGGCGTGTACTTCAGTCATCGCCAACTGGTACTGCACACACTGGCAATGACAGGCACGGTGGCCTCATTCGATGAGATGCCGCTAATGCGCTCCTCATCGGTTTACATGCCGGTAACGCCCATGTTCCACGTCCACGCCTGGGGTGTGCCCTATGCCGCCACCATGATGGGCATCAAACAGGTCTATCCCGGCCGTTACGAGCCCGAGTTGCTGGTAGACCTTCTAAAAGAGCATAAAGTCACCTTCTCTCACTGCGTACCCACCATCATGCAGATGATGATGGCCACCGAGTCCATCAAGACGGCAGACCTGAGCAACTGGCACGTCCTGATCGGTGGCAGCGCACTGACC is a window encoding:
- a CDS encoding fatty acid--CoA ligase, giving the protein MAQTRILSPADNAYQYPLLIKRLLLSGPRYNPNQEIVYSNRSKYTYTDLVERIHRLANALTDAGVKPGDTVAVMDWDTPRYLECFFAIPMIGAILHTVNIRLSPEQIVYTMNHAEDDVVLVHDDFLPIIEGVKDDIKTVKTWIQLTDNDAPQATSVDAIGDYETLLAKANDQFDFPDFDENSVATTFYTTGTTGNPKGVYFSHRQLVLHTLAMTGTVASFDEMPLMRSSSVYMPVTPMFHVHAWGVPYAATMMGIKQVYPGRYEPELLVDLLKEHKVTFSHCVPTIMQMMMATESIKTADLSNWHVLIGGSALTKGLCDAGTKLGIKMYTAYGMSETCPLLSASHLKPEDLELPLEQQTAIRVKTGIATPMVELEIVDPDGNPVPHDGQAKGEVVARAPWLTQGYFKEPEKGEQLWEGGWLHTGDVASMEPDNTLTIKDRIKDVIKTGGEWLSSLDLENLISQHPAVAGAAVVGVPDEKWGERPHALVTLKPGENAGVEDIQNHLMQFVDSGEINKWAIPRQIDFVEDIPKTSVGKINKKLIRDQLK
- a CDS encoding Na+/H+ antiporter subunit G — translated: MSLITEYVISALLLLGSAFTLVGAIGLARLPDFFTRLHGPTKATTLGVGAIMLSSVIYFSARGEGVGISEILITLFLVITAPVSANILAKAAMHIGVRTVENTAGKPWEQ
- a CDS encoding pyrimidine/purine nucleoside phosphorylase — translated: MLKVNEYFDGKAKSIAFQTATLPATVGVISPGEYEFGTSKKETMTVISGALTVLLPGMEEWMTYGAGEGFDVAGQASFKAKTDIDTAYLCTYE
- a CDS encoding Na+/H+ antiporter subunit E; amino-acid sequence: MLDRLSFPQPWLSLILFTTWQLLSDGVSGASIVMGLILAWLIPQLTQGFWPERPAFVKSWRMPMYLAVVLKDIVVASFSVARLILSPRQPRPIFVCYPLQLEQPLAITILASTISLTPGTVSVDVSDDNKTLLIHALDAASDQEVIGAIHNRYEKPLMEMFQ
- a CDS encoding K+/H+ antiporter subunit F — its product is MMTIALYTSISMVTLATLLNVYRLIKGPDAPDRVLALDTLYINAIALIILLGIALGTRMYLEAALLIAVMGFVGTVAMAKYLKRGSVIE